From one Candidatus Kaelpia aquatica genomic stretch:
- a CDS encoding DUF5679 domain-containing protein has translation MEAYCVKCKAKKEMQDGEEVTMKNGRKAMKGKCPDCGTSLFRILGSK, from the coding sequence ATGGAAGCATATTGCGTAAAATGTAAAGCCAAGAAGGAAATGCAGGATGGTGAAGAAGTAACTATGAAAAATGGTAGAAAAGCAATGAAGGGAAAATGTCCTGATTGCGGTACATCTTTATTTCGCATTTTAGGATCTAAATAG